In Candidatus Limnocylindrales bacterium, the sequence AGTCTTTCGAATGAATCTTGGCGAGCGACGAACGCGACTCCGCGTGGGCCTGCAGCGTGAAGCCGTCGGCAGCAGAGACGCCGATGGCGACGTCGCGTCCGGCGGATCGTGCGAGCATGCGAAGCGGACTCTTGATCCCTTTCGTGAAGCTGTTGCCGACGAGCAGAAGGCTGTCGCGCGCATCGGCCCGGCTCGCACCGCACAGCACTGCGGCATGCAGGAACAGTCCGGCCGCTGCAAAGCGAACGATTCGGCGCATCGCGCGACAGTACCGCATCGTCACCGGAAGCGGAATGATCCGCGTTCGCAGATTTGCATTGCTGGCAAGTGCCGGCTTAACGCGGTGCTCGGTAAACCGGACGCCGCGCCCCCTTGGGGAGTTGCGTTCTCAACTGCAGGATGGACGCGCTGCGATGAATGAGCTGACCATCTGGACATACGACTGGGTTCCCGAAGGCCCGCGTGGTTTCGTGCGTGACCTGCGGCTGAGGTGGGCGTGCGAGGAATCCGGTCTGCGCTACTCAGTCCGTACGATTCCGTTCGATGGCCGCGAGACCAATCATCTCGCGCAGCAGCCATTCGGCCAGGTGCCGTTCCTCAAGGACGACGAAGTCGAGATATTCGAGAGCGGCGCCGGCCTGCTGCATCTCGCCCGGAAAAGCGAAAAGCTGATGCCGCGCGATCCGGCCGGAGAAGCGCAAACCGTGCAATGGACGATTGCTGCGCTCAACTCGATCGAGATGGTCACCGTACCGTGGTGGTTTCTGAAGATGTGCGGTGACGAGAAGAATCATCTTACCGAATGGGTGCGCAAGCGCCTCGATCAGCTGGAACTGGTATTGAGCGAGCGCGAATGGCTCGTCGCCGGGCGCTTCACCGTCGCAGACCTGTTGATGGCCGATGTTTTGCGCGTTCCGGACGTCCGCTCGTTCGGAGATCGGCCCGCCACCGAAGCCTACGTGGCTCGCGCAACCGATCGCGCCTCATTCCAGAAGGCCAGGGCCGACCAGATCAGCGAGTTCGAAGCAGCCGATCGGACCAGAGCCGAAGAAAGCTCGCCCTGACGATGGCGTCGGGGCTTTTCGGGATGCGGATCAGGGCGGGTTTGCCGAGGCGCCGGAGGGCTCGGGCCGGCCTGGCTGCCCCGGAGACCCGGGGAGTCGACCGCCGCGTCCGAAGACGATAGTGTTTGGGGCGAAGCGGAGGGGAAAGTGCCGGCCGCCAGACGGCTCCGCCGGCACCCGTGGACGACCAAATCAGTCCGAGAAGACATCTCGAGGAGCTATCGTGAAAAGAGAAATCATGTCCGTCATGTGTGCATCCATTCTGCTGGGTGCCACTTCCATGGCCTTTGCCGGAGCGCGGGGCGAACCGGAGGAAGCCGAAGAGATGCCGACCGCCGTTGCACCTGCGCCGGCCGTCGAAGCGGAGGAGATTCCTCCTCCCGGTTACTGGTACGTCGGTGTGGCCGGGCTGTACGGAATCGAGAACTTTCACTGCGATGCGGACGATGCGTGGGGCTACAACGTCCGCGGCGGACGCCGTTTCAATCGCTGGGCGGCAGCCGAAGTCCAGTTCGATCATCCGGTCAGCGAGTACGACGATGCCGACCATATCGACGGCTTCGGGCGGCTCGACGGCGACGTCAATGCCTGGGACGTCACGCTGAACGGCCGGTTCTACCCGATCCAAGGGCATTTCGAGCCGTACGCAGTCATCGGAGCGGGTTATGGGGAGGCGGATCTTCCCCACGATCAGAATCACGCTTTCGTTGCGAGATTCGGTCTCGGCATGGACTTTCCGATCGTCGAGCACTTCGGCGTCACTGTCGGCACCGACTATCTGCTCGGGACCGGGGCCATGTCCAAGTACGACCAGATCCTGATCAGCGCGGGCATATTCTTCATGTTCTGACCGGGTTCTTCTGCTGTGATCCATGCGGAATGGAATCCCCGCGCAAGCGGGGGTTCCATTCCGGCTTTAGAAGGGGGACGGCGAGCCTTTCGCCGCGACCGCCGCCGGCCTCCGGCGCCGGGCCGCGCAAGGCACCGCATTCAACGAGAGATTTCGCCAAGGCCGTGCCGGCCGATGTCGCACTGCGCAACACTGAAAAGCCTTTTCAGAACCCTGATAAACCCATATGTTCCGGGTGCGGGTTCACTGTAAGAGGACGAGGGGAGCGTCTGGCCAGTCGCCTCTCCGTCCACAGCCAGCGCGAAAGTTCGTGCAGTCGGGGATCATTAACCAAATGAACGTCTTCAAAAGCTCGTTTCGCCGGATGCTCGCGCCCTTTGCGGTCCTCGTCCTGGCAGGCGTGACCGTCCCGGCGGGAACCGCGCTCGCGTTCACGTGCTCGTCGAACGCCGACTGCAGCGACCGCGCAAACCAGTGCGACCCCGGCGCCAAGCCCTGCAACGACGGCATCTGCAGTCCGAACGATCCCGACGCGGACAACATCGGCTGCGTGCTGATACCGAACAACTTCAAGTGCGACGACGGCGTGTTCTGCAACGGCACCGAGTACTGCGACACCAACCACGGCTGCCGCATCCCTCCCGCGCCCGACTGCAACGACGACGTCGCGTGCACGGCCGACCGTTGCGACGAAGCGCAGAAGAAATGCACGCACACCAGGCGCAACAGCGCATGCAGCGACGGCCTGTTCTGCAACGGCACGGAAGTCTGCACCGCAACCGGCTGCGAGGCCGGCACCCCGCCCAACTGCAACGACAGCGTGACCTGCACGGCCGACGTCTGCGACGAGCTGCTGCTGCGCTGCGTGCACACGCCGAACAACGCTTCGTGCAGCGACGGCAACTTCTGCGACGGCGTCGAAGTCTGCGATGCCACGCAAGGCTGCAAGGCCGGCCCGCCGCCCAACTGCAACGACAACATCTCGTGCACGGCCGATTCCTGTTCGGAAGCGAACAAGGCCTGCGTGCACAACCCGAACAACTCGCTCTGCAACGACGGCCAGTTCTGCGACGGCGTCGAGACCTGCAGCCCGAGCCAGGGCTGCGTGCCGGGGACCGCGCCGAACTGCAACGACAACGTGACCTGCACGGCCGACACCTGCGACGAAGCCCACGACACGTGCGCGCACTCGCCCAACAACGGCGCCTGCAGTGACGGCGAGTTCTGCAACGGCATCGAGATCTGCAGCCCGACCCTGGGATGCCAGCCCGGAACCGGGCCGAGCTGCAACGACAACGTCGACTGCACCACCGACGTCTGCGTCGAAGCGAACGACACCTGCTCGCACACTCCGAGCAACGCGAAATGCAGCGACGGCCTGTTCTGCGACGGCGTCGAGGTCTGCAGCCCGACCCAGGGCTGCCAGCCCGGGACATCGCCGAACTGCAGCGACAACGTCGACTGCACGACCGACGCCTGCGTCGAATCGAACGACACCTGCTCGCACACCCCCAGCAATGCGGCCTGCAGCGACGGCCTGTTCTGCGACGGAATCGAGATCTGCAGCCCGACCAAGGGCTGCCAGCCCGCAACGCCGCCCAACTGCAACGACGACGTCACCTGCACCGTCGACGTCTGCGATGAGCAGAACGACCGCTGCTCGCACACCGCCGACCACTCGCTGTGCAGCAACAACCTGTTCTGCGACGGAATCGAGAGCTGCAACCCGCTGACCGGATGCCACGAAGGCACGCCGCCCAACTGTGCCGACAACGTCGACTGCACGCAGGACTTCTGCGACGAAGTCACCCACGGCTGCGGCCACCTGACGCATGACGAGCGCTGCACCGACGGCCTGTTCTGCAACGGCGCCGAGGTCTGCGACGCCCTGTTCGGCTGTCACCCGGGAACTCCGGTCGTCTGCTCCGACGACATCACGTGCACGACCGACACGTGCTCGGAGGCAGCCGACATGTGCGTGCACGTCGGCGACACTACGTCGTGCGGCAACTGCGTGCTCGAGGCCGCGTGCGGCGAGGAATGCGATCCGTGCGACCACGAGATCTGCGACAACTTCATCGATGATGACGGCGACGGCCTGATCGACTGCGCGGACCCCGACTGCGAAATGGGCGTGGCCAGCTGCGACGTCGATTGCGTGCTGCGCAACTCGTGCGTCGTGCTCAGCCGAGATCCGGCGGTGATCTCGTTCCCGACCGGCGGCGACCGGTCGGTCGACCGCTCGGCCGACGGTCCGGGCCGGTTCGCGTTCCACGGCAAGATGATCCCGATGTCGGACGTCGATCCGCTGCGCGACGGCTTCGTCGTCACGCTCATCAACGCCGAAGGCGAGATCTTCCGCGCCGAAGTAAAGCCCGCCGACATCGAAGCCAGGAGCACCAAGCGTTACGCGTACCGTGCGAGCGACAAGGAAGCCGTCCAGCGCGACGGCGGCATTGCGCGCCTCAGCATCCGGGTTCGCACCGAATCCGGCGTGGTCGGCTACGGAATCCGCGTCGAAGCCTACGGAGACTTCTCGCGCGCGACGCTTCCCGAGATGACGACGCAGGCCTACCTCGGCGACGACGTCGGCTTCGTGACCGCAACATGGTCCGGCGAAGTCGGACACTGGAAGCTCGCACCGAAGGATTACGACGGCGGGCTGCAGTAACGTGGCGGCTGGCAGCCGCGGCTTCGTGGAGACGCGCGGCGGCCACGAGATCCTGAGAGAGATCCGAAAAAGCGACCCGCTTACGATGCCGGCTCCGCAAGAGTAGCCGGCGCAGGCTGCGGCGCCCGCTGCGACCGCCGCAGCAGCACGTAGAACACCGGCGTCAGGAACAGGCCTAGCGCCGTCACGCCGAGCATTCCGCTGAAGACCGTGGTCCCGAGCGACCGGCGCATCTCGAAGCCCGGTCCGGTCGCGCTGACGAGCGGCAGCACGCCGAGAATGAACGCGAACGACGTCATCAGGATCGGCCTGAGGCGAAGACGCGCGGCCTCGACTGCCGCCGCGAAGCGGTCCCGGCCTTCGTCCTCCTGCTGCTGCCTTGCGAACTCGACGATCAGCACCGCGTTCTTGGCCGCAAGCCCGATCAGCACGATGAAGCCGATCTGCGTGATGAGGTTGTTGTCCATCCCGCGCAGCCAGTTGCCGAACAGCGCGAACGGCAGGCACATCGGCGCGATCAGGATGATCGCGAGCGGCAGTGACCAGCTCTCGTACTCGGCGGCGTGCACGAGGAAGACGAACAGCACGCACAGCGGAAACAGGAAAATCGCGGTGTTGCCGGCGAGCTTGGCCTGGTACGCGATGTCGGTCCACGCGATCGACATCCCGCGCGGCAGGGTCTGGTCGGCAAGCTGCTCCATCGTCGCGATCGCCGTGCCCTGGCTTCCGCCCGGTGCGGCGTCGCCGTTGACCTCCGCCGACGGCATCATGTTGTAGCGCACCACCCGATCCGGCGCGTTCTTCCACTTGACGTCGAGCAGCGATCCGAGCGGCACCATGTCGCCTGCGGTGTTTCGCGTCTTGAGGCCCCACACTTCTTCGGGCTCGGCACGAAATCGGCCTTCGGCCTGCGCGCGCACCTGGAACGTCCGACCGAAGCGGTTGAAGTCGTTGACGTAGATCGAGCCGAGATAGACCTGCAGCGTGTTGAAGATGTTCTCGAGCGGAACGCCGAGCTTGCGCGCCTTGACGCGGTCGATGTCGGCGAACAGCTGGCTGGTGGATGCGCGGAACGTCGTGAACACGCGTGCGACATCCGGATTGTGGCGCGCGGCGTCGATGTATTCGTCGGTGGCCGCCTGAAGCGCACGCGGCCCCTGGCCTTCGCGGTCCTGCACGAGGAGCTTGAAGCCGCCGCCGGTTCCGAGGCCCTGCACCGGCGGCGGCGGAATCACGAAGATGTCCGCATCGGTGATTTCCGAAAGGCGCTTCTGCAGCGTGCCGATCAGCTCGACCGCGCTCGGGCCGTGGGTCCTTTCCTCGAATGGTTTCGGCCCGATGAAGATCGCTCCGGCGTTCGAGCTGTTGGCGCGCGTCGCTCCGGAGAACCCGGCGAACTGGACCGCGAAGTTGATGCCGGGGGTCGCCAGGATGATCTCGCCCGCGCGGTGCACGACCTCATCGGTGCGCTCGAGCGACGCGCCGTCGGGAAGCTGGATCGCGGCGATCAGATAGCCCTTGTCCTGCGCCGGAATGAAGCCGGTCGGGATCGCGCGAAATCCGATGACGGTCAGCACCAGAAGCGCGGCGTAGCCCGCCAGGGCGACAAGTCCGCGGCGCGTAATCCATGCGACGCCGCGCGAGTACGCACCCGTCATGCGTTCGAACCCGCGGTTGAATGCCGCGAAGAAGCGCCCGAGCAGTCGATCCCACAGCTTGCCGAACCAGTCCTTCTCGGCGCCGTGGGGCTGCAGCAGCAGCGCGCACATGGCCGGGCTGAGCGTCAGCGAGTTGAACGCCGAGAGCATCGTGGCCACGGCAATCGTCAGAGAGAACTGACGGTAGAACGCGCCGGAGATTCCTCCGAGGAACGCCGTCGGAACGAACACTGCCGACAGGCCGAACGCGATCGCGATGACTGCGCCGGTCACTTCGTCCATCGCCTTGCGCGCGGCGTCGCGCGGCGACAGCCCTTCGGCGATGTGGCGCTCGACGTTTTCGACCACGACGATCGCGTCGTCGACGACGATGCCGATGGCGAGCACCAGCCCGAACAGCGACAGCATGTTCAGCGAAAAACCGAACAGCGCGAGCGCCGCAAAGGTGCCGACGAGAGAGACCGGAATCGCAAGCAGCGGAATCAGCGTCGCGCGCCACGTCTGCAGGAAGAGCAGGACCACGAGCACGACCAGCCCGACGGCTTCGAACAGCGTATGCAGTACCTCGTTGATCGATTCGCGGACGAAGACCGTCGGGTTGTAGACGATCGCGTATTCGATGCCCTCCGGGAAGCTCTTCGAGAGCTCTTTCATCGTGTGTTCGACGGCGTCCGACGTGGCGAGCGCGTTCGAGCCGGGGCGCTGGGCGACCGCCATGGCCACCGCCGGCTCGTTGTTCAGGTAGCTGTTGACCGAATAGTCGCGCGCGCCGAGCTCGATGCGCGCGACGTCGCGAACGCGGGTCACGCGGCCGTCGGCGCCGGTCTTGACGATGATGTTCTCGAACTGCTCCGG encodes:
- a CDS encoding glutathione S-transferase family protein; this encodes MIRVRRFALLASAGLTRCSVNRTPRPLGELRSQLQDGRAAMNELTIWTYDWVPEGPRGFVRDLRLRWACEESGLRYSVRTIPFDGRETNHLAQQPFGQVPFLKDDEVEIFESGAGLLHLARKSEKLMPRDPAGEAQTVQWTIAALNSIEMVTVPWWFLKMCGDEKNHLTEWVRKRLDQLELVLSEREWLVAGRFTVADLLMADVLRVPDVRSFGDRPATEAYVARATDRASFQKARADQISEFEAADRTRAEESSP
- a CDS encoding outer membrane beta-barrel protein; the protein is MKREIMSVMCASILLGATSMAFAGARGEPEEAEEMPTAVAPAPAVEAEEIPPPGYWYVGVAGLYGIENFHCDADDAWGYNVRGGRRFNRWAAAEVQFDHPVSEYDDADHIDGFGRLDGDVNAWDVTLNGRFYPIQGHFEPYAVIGAGYGEADLPHDQNHAFVARFGLGMDFPIVEHFGVTVGTDYLLGTGAMSKYDQILISAGIFFMF
- a CDS encoding multidrug efflux RND transporter permease subunit, encoding MNISSFFIDRPIFAAVLSIVTVLLGGIAYTTLPVAQYPDVVPPTILVQASYPGASPQVVADTVATPIEQEVNGVEDMLYMSSQSTTDGNMTLTITFRLGTNLDKAQVLVQNRVAIAEPRLPEDVRRIGVTTLKSSPDLLMVVHLRSPSKRYDQLYIGNYGLIQVRDVLKRIDGVGEVTMFGLREYSMRVWLDPGRMTSRDLAASDVVAALQSQNIQVASGVIGQPPVPAGHAFQIQVTTLGRLLEPEQFENIIVKTGADGRVTRVRDVARIELGARDYSVNSYLNNEPAVAMAVAQRPGSNALATSDAVEHTMKELSKSFPEGIEYAIVYNPTVFVRESINEVLHTLFEAVGLVVLVVLLFLQTWRATLIPLLAIPVSLVGTFAALALFGFSLNMLSLFGLVLAIGIVVDDAIVVVENVERHIAEGLSPRDAARKAMDEVTGAVIAIAFGLSAVFVPTAFLGGISGAFYRQFSLTIAVATMLSAFNSLTLSPAMCALLLQPHGAEKDWFGKLWDRLLGRFFAAFNRGFERMTGAYSRGVAWITRRGLVALAGYAALLVLTVIGFRAIPTGFIPAQDKGYLIAAIQLPDGASLERTDEVVHRAGEIILATPGINFAVQFAGFSGATRANSSNAGAIFIGPKPFEERTHGPSAVELIGTLQKRLSEITDADIFVIPPPPVQGLGTGGGFKLLVQDREGQGPRALQAATDEYIDAARHNPDVARVFTTFRASTSQLFADIDRVKARKLGVPLENIFNTLQVYLGSIYVNDFNRFGRTFQVRAQAEGRFRAEPEEVWGLKTRNTAGDMVPLGSLLDVKWKNAPDRVVRYNMMPSAEVNGDAAPGGSQGTAIATMEQLADQTLPRGMSIAWTDIAYQAKLAGNTAIFLFPLCVLFVFLVHAAEYESWSLPLAIILIAPMCLPFALFGNWLRGMDNNLITQIGFIVLIGLAAKNAVLIVEFARQQQEDEGRDRFAAAVEAARLRLRPILMTSFAFILGVLPLVSATGPGFEMRRSLGTTVFSGMLGVTALGLFLTPVFYVLLRRSQRAPQPAPATLAEPAS